Part of the Leptospira langatensis genome is shown below.
ATTGGAAAAAGCATCCAGAGCGGGAGTGTACCAGTATAGCTCCGGTAAGGGGAATATACAGGAACCGTTCTTGGCTCAAACAGAGATCCTAAACGCAAGGATACGTTTAGAAGATCTGAAAGAGAAAAGGAACGAAACCATCATCGGCAACTTGAAGCTATTGAGTTTCATTTACAAAGAAACAAAGATCCCAACCCACCATCATAAACAATAGAGGTTAGATAAATGAAAACTCTTATAGAACGAAGCAAGACCTCTAAAATCCTTTTCCTGATTTCCAGTCTTTTGATCTTTACAGTCCTATTCTCCTGTGGAAAAGCAAAGGACATTTACTATTGTCCCATGCATCCGACATACACTTCGGATAGACCTGGAACTTGCCCCATCTGCAATATGGATCTGGTCAAGAAAGAGGATCACGCAGATCATTCGTCCGGATCGGATCATGCAAGCCATGAATTGAACCCGAATGGTTCAGAATTCGATTCTTCTCCCGAAGCAAATTCGAACGAGGATCTTTCCCTTTCTTTCGAAAAACAGCAGTCTATTGGGATCAAAACTGATATCGCTAAGGTGCGAAATCTAACGAAACAGTTTCGAGCCTATTCCAATGTAGCGTACGATCCCGAATTGTATACTGCCCTCACGGAATACAAGGAATCTGTTCGCTCATCCGCAGCACTTGCAGAATTCGGATCCGGTCTGAATATTAGAAATTTGCAATTGAGGTTACAGCAACTTGGGCTTTCCCAAGAACAGATCCGAGTTTGGACATCAGGAGGGAGAGATCCTTCCGAACTGATCCTTGGGGGAAAGGGGGGAAGGGCCCATATCTATTCCCAGATCTATGAGTCGGACCTTTCTTTTGCTAAGCCTGGGCTTAGTGTGATATTCAAAACGGATGCGTATCCTGATCAGGAATTCAAAGGGAAGATAAAAAGCGTAGATACTATCTTAGATAAGAATACAAGGACTCTACGCTTACGAAGCGAGGTTTCGGACCCTTCTCATCTGCTTAAACCCCAAATGTTCGGCGAGGTCCTAGTACAGATCCAAGTTCCTCATGTACTGAGTATCCCGAGTTCTGCGATCTTAGATACAGGTACAAGAAAGATCGTCTATACTCAGATTGGTCCGGACAAATTTCGAGCGATAGAAATAGAGACTGGAAGGATCATCGATCCTTGGACTGAGATCAAATCCGGTTTAAAGACAGAAGAAAGAGTAGTTACAGAGTCCACCTTTCTACTCGACTCGGAAGCAAAGATCCGATTCGGATCCAAAACACATTCACATTGAGATACAAACATGATACGCTCTATCATTCGATTTTCTGCCGAGAATAAATTTCTCGTCCTTGTTCTGGCACTCGTCTTACTCGTTGCCTCTTATATTTGCATGAAGAAGATCCCCTTGGATGCCATTCCGGATCTTTCCGATACCCAAGTGATCATTTATTCGCGCTGGGACAGGAGTCCGGATATCATAGAGGATCAGGTAACGTATCCGATCATCACGTCCCTGCTAGGAGCTCCCAAAGTGAAAGTGGTCCGGGGATTCTCGGATTTCGGATACTCTTACGTATATGTGATCTTCCAAGATGGAACGGATATCTATTGGGCTAGATCCAGGGTCCTAGAATATATTTCCAAGATACAAGCGTCTTTGCCTTCCGGAGTAAAAATGGAATTAGGTCCGGATGCAAGTGCTGTCGGTTGGGTCTACCAATATGCCCTTCTTGATAAGACAGGCGCAAATTCTCTGTCAGATCTCAGAGCCTACCAAGACTTTCACTTAAGATACATTCTGAACTCCGTTCCCGGGGTCTCGGAAGTGGCAAGCATCGGAGGATTTAAAAAACAATACCAGATCACAATCCATCCGAATGCATTGCGTTCTTATAATGTAGATTTCGAGACCATCGTCCAAAGGATCCGAGAAAGCAACCAAGAAACCGGAGGACGGCTACTGGAGTTCTCCGGAGCCGAATACATGGTAAGAGGAAGGGGATATCTAAGCTCTTTGAAGGATATCGAAAATATTCCCTTAGTTACGGACACAAATGGCACACCTATACTTCTCAAGAACATAGCTTCAGTTCAAGTAGGACCGGATATCAGAAGAGGAATTGTAGACTTAGATGGAGAAGGGGACGTAGTATCTGGGACCGTTGTGATGCGTCACGGAGAAAATGCGCTTTCCGTGATCGATCGGGTGAAAGAAAAAATAGCAGGCTTGAAACAGAATCTGCCGAAGGGTAGCGAGCTCGTCACCACATACGATCGCTCCGAGCTGATCGAACATGCGATCTCCAATCTAAAATTCAAACTAGCGGAAGAGATGATCATCGTCTCTCTGGTGATCCTTCTATTTCTCTGGCATTTCCCTTCGGCAATCATTCCTATCCTGACCATCCCTATCTCTGTGGTCGTTGCTTTTATTCCAATGTATTTAGCGGATATCAATGCGAACCTAATGTCCTTAGCAGGGATTGCTATTTCCATAGGCGTACTGGTGGACGGAGCCATTGTGGAAGTGGAGAACGCGTACAAAAAATTAGAAGAATGGGATTCCGGAGGAAGGAGAGGAGATTACCACCAGATCCGATTGGAAGCTCTTTTAGAAGTAGGGCCCTCCGTATTTTTTTCTCTATTAGTGATCGCTGTCGCCTTCCTTCCTATTTTCACATTAGTAGACCAAGAGGGAAGACTGTTCCGTCCATTAGCTTTTTCTAAGAATATCGCCATGTTTATAGCGGCCATTCTTGCGATTACCTTAGATCCCGCACTGAGAATGCTATTCACAAGAATGGAACCGTTTGCATGGAAAAACAAGGCTCTCTCAAAATTAGCAACCACGATCTTCGTAGGAAAATATTATCCGGAAGAAAAACATCCGATCAGTAAAGTATTATTTAAATATTATGAACCTGCATGTCGTTGGGTCTTAGAAAGACCGAGGCAGATCATACTCGGCTCCTTTGCCTTAGTTCTTCTTAGTATTCCAGTATATTTCAGCCTGGGCTCCGAGTTTATGCCGCAGCTCTATGAAGAATCGCTCTTATACATGCCTACTACCTTACCGGGGATCTCGGTCGCTGAGGCCGAAAAGCTTATGACCGTTATGGACAAAAGGCTCAAGAGCTTTCCGGAAGTAAAAAGGGTCTTTGGAAAAGCGGGACGTTCGGAAACAGCCACCGACTCGGCGCCACTTTCCATGATGGAGACAGTCATTTTACTAAAACCCCAAAGCGAGTGGAGAAAGGCAGATCGATTCTATTCGAATTGGCCCAGGGTCCTTCAGTATCCTTTTTTACCGTTTAGTTCGGAAAGATTAACCAAAGACGAATTAGTGGAGAAGATGAACTCGGAGATGCAATTCCCCGGGGCAACGAATGCTTGGACCATGCCGATCAAGACCAGGATCGATATGCTGAGCACGGGAATGAGGACCCCGATCGGGATCAAGATCTTGGGTTCTTCTCTAGAAGAAATAGAAAGGTTAGGGATCCAAATAGAATCGATTCTAAAAAAAGATCCGGAAGTCAGAAGCGTATTCGCGGAGAGAACGGCGGGGGGATATTTCCTGGATCTAGAATTAAAAAGAGATAAATTAGCCCGCTATAATATTTCAGTCGATACTGCTCAAGCCATCATAGTGGCCGCGATCGGAGGAGAATCAATTACCCAAACCGTAGAGGGGAGGGAACGCTTCTCCGTAAACCTACGTTATCCGAGAGAGCTTAGGGACTCAGTCGAAAAGATCCGAGCGATCCTAGTGCCCACTAAAGAATTCGGTCATATTCCCATCGGAGAGATCGCGGACATCAAAATGAAAATGGGGCCTTCCATGATCCGAGATGAGAACGGATTTTTGGCCGGTTATGTGTATGTGGACCCGAACACGGATGATATTGGAGGGTTTGTGGACAGAGCAAAGAAATTCGTTCAATCCTCCGTTCACCTTCCGGTCGGATATTCTTTGGTATGGAGCGGTCAGTATGAGAATATA
Proteins encoded:
- a CDS encoding efflux RND transporter periplasmic adaptor subunit, with product MKTLIERSKTSKILFLISSLLIFTVLFSCGKAKDIYYCPMHPTYTSDRPGTCPICNMDLVKKEDHADHSSGSDHASHELNPNGSEFDSSPEANSNEDLSLSFEKQQSIGIKTDIAKVRNLTKQFRAYSNVAYDPELYTALTEYKESVRSSAALAEFGSGLNIRNLQLRLQQLGLSQEQIRVWTSGGRDPSELILGGKGGRAHIYSQIYESDLSFAKPGLSVIFKTDAYPDQEFKGKIKSVDTILDKNTRTLRLRSEVSDPSHLLKPQMFGEVLVQIQVPHVLSIPSSAILDTGTRKIVYTQIGPDKFRAIEIETGRIIDPWTEIKSGLKTEERVVTESTFLLDSEAKIRFGSKTHSH
- a CDS encoding efflux RND transporter permease subunit, with translation MIRSIIRFSAENKFLVLVLALVLLVASYICMKKIPLDAIPDLSDTQVIIYSRWDRSPDIIEDQVTYPIITSLLGAPKVKVVRGFSDFGYSYVYVIFQDGTDIYWARSRVLEYISKIQASLPSGVKMELGPDASAVGWVYQYALLDKTGANSLSDLRAYQDFHLRYILNSVPGVSEVASIGGFKKQYQITIHPNALRSYNVDFETIVQRIRESNQETGGRLLEFSGAEYMVRGRGYLSSLKDIENIPLVTDTNGTPILLKNIASVQVGPDIRRGIVDLDGEGDVVSGTVVMRHGENALSVIDRVKEKIAGLKQNLPKGSELVTTYDRSELIEHAISNLKFKLAEEMIIVSLVILLFLWHFPSAIIPILTIPISVVVAFIPMYLADINANLMSLAGIAISIGVLVDGAIVEVENAYKKLEEWDSGGRRGDYHQIRLEALLEVGPSVFFSLLVIAVAFLPIFTLVDQEGRLFRPLAFSKNIAMFIAAILAITLDPALRMLFTRMEPFAWKNKALSKLATTIFVGKYYPEEKHPISKVLFKYYEPACRWVLERPRQIILGSFALVLLSIPVYFSLGSEFMPQLYEESLLYMPTTLPGISVAEAEKLMTVMDKRLKSFPEVKRVFGKAGRSETATDSAPLSMMETVILLKPQSEWRKADRFYSNWPRVLQYPFLPFSSERLTKDELVEKMNSEMQFPGATNAWTMPIKTRIDMLSTGMRTPIGIKILGSSLEEIERLGIQIESILKKDPEVRSVFAERTAGGYFLDLELKRDKLARYNISVDTAQAIIVAAIGGESITQTVEGRERFSVNLRYPRELRDSVEKIRAILVPTKEFGHIPIGEIADIKMKMGPSMIRDENGFLAGYVYVDPNTDDIGGFVDRAKKFVQSSVHLPVGYSLVWSGQYENILRVRERMVYVLPLTLFLIFFLLYFNTKSYAKTLIVLLAVPFSLVGAVGLLYVLDYNISIAVWVGMIALMGLDAETGVFMLLYLDLSYDKASQKGKTSTREGRIEAIVHGAAHRIRPKIMTVLAAMMGLLPIMWSQGTGSDIMKRIAAPMVGGLFTSFILELLVYPPIYLLWKEGRISFIELFSKKFNKNLIEKADKYRGRKN